From Prunus dulcis unplaced genomic scaffold, ALMONDv2, whole genome shotgun sequence:
AGATGATATGGTTCGTACACCAAGGAAAGAGACTAGAGAGAATTGTCACGCTACATTTGCTGTGAAGTATTGTCCTAACCAGGATGCTTATATTGTGACTAAATTTGTAAAGGAGCACAGCCACCGACTTGCTAACTCACATGAGGTGCCTTTTCTTCGTTCGCACCGGTGTGTTACGGAATCTAACATAGCACAATCTATGTCTATGAGAAAAGCCTCTATTAAAACCAATAGGACGTACGACTATATGGTTGACCAAGCAGGTGGATACAAAAAAGTGGGGTTCACCAGTAAGGATCTATATAACAGGATGGATTTCGAGCGTCGACAAGTGGTATTGGATGGTGATGCACAAGCAGCAATAAGCTACATGAATGGCAAGGCAATAGCGGACCCGAAATTTTTTTGCATGTTTAGTGTAGATGAGGAGAATAGATTGGCAAATTTGTTTTGGAGAGACTCTCAATCTCTACACGATTATTGTTGCTTTGGGGATGTGGTGATACTTGATAGCACGTACAAAACCAATGTATATGACAAGCCTTTAGTGGTGTTTGTTGGTGTAAACAACCATAACGCGACTACAGTTTTTGGTTGTGCATTTCTTGTTGATGAGTCTGCTGATACATATCGTTGGGTACTCAGAACTTTTTTGACTTCTATGAAGGACAAGAAGCCTGTATCTATTGTCACGGACGGGGATGACGCAAGGCGCGTAGCGATTGATGAAGTTTTTCCCGATGCACATCATCGTTTATGTACATGGCACATCATGAGGAATGTGAACACCAATGTGAATAACCCAGAAATAGTAAGGGAGTTTAGCTATTGTGTGCATGGTGGTTTGACACCAGTAGCTTTCGAACAACATTGGCAGCAAATGATAGATACGTATGATCTAAAAGGTGATTGGATCGAGATGATGTATCGTAAACGGAAACGATGGGCTGAAGCATACTGCTCAGGGCATTTTTTTGGTGGGAATACCACCACACAACGTGTCGAGGGTATGCATAAGAACTTGAAGGATGGAATTGGTAGAGGCATGAGGTTAGTGGAGTGTATTCCACGGATTGAAAGATCGTTATTGAGGTTGAGAAATGAGAATGTGAAGGATGACTTTGATTCCAACCATTCACATCCACTCCTTCGCACGCACCTTCGATCACTAGAGGAACATGCAGCTTCTATTTTCACTCACGACATTTACAAGTTGATAAGAAATGAGATAAACAAGGAGGCAAAATTAATTCTCGTGCAACCCGTAAGAAACAATGAAGATCCTCGTGTGTACacattttccaaatttggaAGACCCGTTGAGAAATGGACTGTTGTGTACTACACGAAAGAGCAACATCTGCAATGTTCGTGcaaattatttgaatccaGTGGAATTCCGTGTTGTCATATGTTTGGAGTCATGAAATGTGAGCATATGGATGAAATACTTCCGACCTTAATAATGAAGAGATGGACAAAGGATGCAAGACGTGGGAGTGAAATTGTAGTCAAGTCTGATGATGTTCCCCACGAAACTATTCAAATGGctaggtttgggtcattaaGCGCTGATTTTAACAAGCTTTGTTTTTATGGGTCACAAACAGAAGTCGCTTACAAGAGGCTAAAGGCTGAATGTGGGAGATTAAATACTTTGGTTGAGACATGGAAGGAGCAACATGAGCAAACTAGTCTTAAACTAGGATGCCATAATAATGTTGTAAGAGACCCCATAGTTGCTAAGACAAAAGGAAAGCAAACAACGGGAAGCAAAGGCAAAAAGGCCCCACAATGCGGAGAGGGCAAGGTTACTGGTCACAACAAAAGAAACTGTCCAAATCTCATTGTTGGTGAGGGAGGTAAGCGGAAAAGGGGTTATACAAGTGACATGAGCGATATTCTTTCTAGTTTTGGACCAGAAGATGATACAACTGTTGGGAACATAACATTTTATTCCTCCTCGAGTGCTGTGCATGGGACTAAGATGTTGTCCTCTTCTTATACACCCCCTAACTCGGGCTTCTCATGTGGCGAAGTGTCTAGTGGCTCCACTCATTACACCTCTGATGGTTTCACCTTTGACACACCCGAGTATAGTGTATTGGAATCACAATTTGACACACAAGCCTCGCCACGTCGGGATCGTAATAGATTTTGGGTTCCATTCACCCCAATAAAATGACATGGATTGTAGTACTTCCACTATATATATGGTTTAGGTTTTATGTACGAAATATTCACTACTACCATATTGTTCATGTATTTCCCCAACTTTTGGCATGACATATATCATTAGTGTTATTTTGTATCTATGTTAATGCTACATGTAGGAGTTTTGATACAttaatattgatattttattatgcATTTGCATGATTAGAATGGTTAGATGCAATAAATTCCattgtttttcatatttagcTTAGGTGCTTAATTATGAagataaatgaaaaatgggaaaaatgATAGGGCAGAGTTCTTTGGAAATTGCTGAACAGTAAATATGATTTTGCAACATGAAATGGCAATTACACATTGGCTGTGTGTCGCTTTCATTGTCCAATTTAGAATGTTTTCACCATCAAACTTTCATAATTTAGTCAGATATAGTCATTCTTAGTGTTTGTTAAACTACAAATTTGACATAGTTAACAACCAATCTTTGTGGACAAAATCCTTGCACGCTTTACTATTTTTGAATATGTGCGTTTTTGTTCACAATGTGCACTTGCATGTTtaacttggaataatttgAATCTATTAATTAGgttcaaacaaatattttcgCACAACATTCTGTAAATATCAATTTGTATTGTTTATGGTAAGGCATACAATTATTACAATGTGGCTTTaaattttgttccaaaaaaaataaaaaataaaaacaactaaaCCTCATGACTACCTTAAGTTATGTCCGACTCACCAAATTCATTTGGAATATGAGAGGAGTAAAGGTCGTTTGTTATACAAGGTTGGCTTGGCTTCGCCTTCACTAAATTTAGTACCATGTTTGTTTCATCGAGTCGTAGTCTTATATGAGATTGTTAATACCGAGCTCAGCATAACACCTCCTTAGGAGGGTACTACTAAATCCATGTGGAAAGGGAGAATTAACTGATCTCATGCTCGCATATGTATAAGATGTATATCTTATATGATTATTAgtattattagtattattaatatttatttattattattatatgtatatattatattatatttatacttacatacatatatactataatgtacttatatacatgtgttttacacatatatgtatagttgtatatatacttatatatatatatacccgTAGCGGCGGATCCAGCAATATTTAAAAGACtagaagcaaaaaaaaaattaattattacccaaaaaatttacatAACCAATCTCCCTTCCAATTTAAATAATACCAAAGTTTTTGCAGGCTTTGCATTGATGCTAGGTAACTTTGGTCCTGCAAAGGTAAGACTTCCAGCAATGATGAATAAGTcttttagaagaaaaattataaataataaaatataatgaaaCTAAATTAGTAAATCTGTTTGAAGCTTAACATTCCAGTACATTTAAGTAATAAATGTaatattcaatttcaaaccGTAATATTATCCAATTAGTCATACAATTGAAATGGAGTAGGATGATTCGTAAATTCACAAGAGGATTAGAGCTACACATATGCGAGTGaggaataaaagaatttgggGTTTCATGTGAagagaaatatatttgaaaaaagcaaaagacacAAAAGGTTtgtaaacaaattcaaaacgCACAGCTTTAGTAAAACCTCCATTGcaacaaaaaggaattttttggttgaaattttagggcttctttggtatttgatttttgtaaCAACCCAAACTTTAATTACTTttgtaaaattaatttatttaaagaaaagacTATTTGCccctataatattttattatagaaaaagttgacttttgttcgggaaggaatttgaaaatttccaTTCTACCGTTGCGCACAGGACGTTGacacgagtccgtagacacgttgGCTCGAATCCAAGTCGTATCGAAAAATATACAGTCAAATTATGATGAGGGGCAATGGCGTAATTTCCgcaaatcagatttttatatcttactttcttctctctctctttctctcgaTCTCTCCGCGACCCAGCCCCAAGCCCCTTCAATTTTTCACACAGCGCCGCACCTCCAAACCTCCATAACCACTGACGCCGACCACCCCAACCCTCAAGACCAGACTCAAAACGTCCGGCCAGACATCGCCGTCACACCCCGAGCCTGCGACGCCCCTTCCGGTCTTCCAAGCCCTGGATTATCTCGAAAACAGGCAGATTTTTCCTTGAATTTCACGGCCGTCGTTCTCCGTCGTCCAGCCACCACTTTTGGCaatcaaggtatggatttGCACCTTTTTTTCATGCTGTAGCTGGTGGTTCAGTAGGATTGGGTGTATTGATCAGATTTTAGGTCTAGTTAGAACTGGGTGTATTGggttttactttttagattGGCCTTgaggtcctcaccttcatgACATTCACAGGCACCTCCAGGAGTTCTTCAACTTCGCAAACTCTTGCACGTTTACTTGTCCAACTCGCAAAGCTTCAAACTTTTCAGTGAGTTATCCTTTTATGTGCTCGAAATTTTCAAGGCTTTTTAATCACTTGCTGCCATGGCTGCCCTTActgaaatttgattttcattttgcaattttagatttttttctgtcattttttttttccattttttaacatttttttgaGTTCAAACTACGGCTAGTGTATGTATGACTCATATctccatattttattttgctaatGAGAGAAAATAtgggggaagaaaataaatttttgacTGCACAAACTTACCTGGCATCTCTAAGTTGATCTCCCATGCTAGAACTTTGATTCACAGAAAGTTATGTACATTATTTTAAGATCAAAGGATTGCCTTGTCATCATGATTTGTGCGTATATCACTACCAGGAGGAGCCTTTGTATGACATGATATAGTTATGATCTGTATCAGCATGAAGTCAGGATTTTCTGCAAGTTATAAACATATTATGATCTTTTGGTACATTGAATTGAATGTATGCTTTTATGTATTAGAAAATTTGCCTCACGTGTCTTGCGTGTAGAACCCATCTATTAGAGTGGAGCCAGTTCTGTAAATAATGCCTCCTCAGCGGATTATATGGAGATATTATGTCATCTTGTGAGATACTTGAAATGAtcctcctatgaagtcattgctTTAATTTTAGATCCCGTTGTAAGCCCATGTCTTTGTAGGATTAGTTTCGAATTCCTTTTAGATATCATGCAGCTGGCAGTGCATTCCGAGTAGGCATTCATGTATCATATGATGCATTTTTATGATACTTAATTCTGTGacaatttgattttcatgTTGCGATTTTAGATTTGTGTCTGTCATTTCTTTccatttgtcaaaatttttttttcggcAAGTCTTCATTTTTATATGAACTTTGATCACGAGGTTGTGCTTGACTGCAATGGTTGATGAAATGCCTCTTTCAGAGTTTGAGACTCTCATTTTTCTATGTGTTTGTACTCTTCCGAGTAGGCATTCATGTATCATATGATGCATTGGTATGATACTTAATTATGTgataatttgattttcattttgagaTTTTAGATTTTTGTCTGtcatttttttccatttgtccaaatttttatttcagcatttcttcattttgataTGAACTTTGATCACGAGGTTGTGCTTGACTGCAGTGGTTGATGAAATGCCTCTTTCAGAGTTTGAGACTCTCATTTTTCTGTGTGTTTGTACTCTTCCGAGTAGGCATTCATGTATCATATGATGCATTGTTATCATGCTTAATTCTGTGACAATTTGTATTATTGGAAATAACTAGTGGGTCTGCTCTGCTGTAATATGCATAAGGGTTTATACTGcttattttaatcttttattattattatttaactAAGTTCCAATAAGTGAAGTGAAGGGgacaagaaaaatattgaGGAGATGTTTTGAAATACTTGGTTCTTCTTAAAGGGAAACTTTCAAAAACTATGCTATTGTGCTTAAGATGGTTGCTTTTTTTGAAATACATAAACTGGGTTGTTTTCCAGTTGAATAAGGCTGCACCGTGTATCAATTTGCATGTGTGTATTTAGTCATCAGATATTTTCTAGTAAGACTCGGTCAAACAAATTTCCAGAAAACATGAACTCGcaaaaaattgagagagagagagaggcttgCAATGTACGAAATGTGCGAGTTATattgtttttcaagtttgatgTCCCCAGTTtgtcaatttcaaaatttttcacACTTAGTGGCGTGATTCCTATATCCCTTGGAacttaaaatgtatgatatgCCTGTACATTCATGatagttaattttttatttttcaagggAAGAGTATATTCAAATGTTTTCTCAGGTGATTCCAATATTGTTTTGAACATATTAAGAATAATGATAATTTCTGATCTAGCCTTTTGGCAAATGGCAAGCCCCTTTGGCAAATGGAAATCTGCTGTCCACTACAAGTTTTGTTCGTCTAGTGCCATGTATGTTGGTGAAGTTGTTTACCTAGTATAGCTAGACTAGTGGACAACTTGTCTCTTGTATTGTACTGTTCTCTTCTTAATCCAATTATGTTTCtgattaccaaaaaaaaaaaaaaaaaaaaattaaaaaaaattggcaatgaagtgacagagagagaagcagGTAACAGTATATAGTCTAGTTTAAAATAGATTACAAAAACCAAGATGAtgtgttttcttctttgtttttggttcatAGGGATACTTCTCTGTTGCAAATATTATGTCATGCTGCCCATGATGGCAAATTGTGAGCCATTGTTTTAGGACTTTAAGATTGGGTTTTGGGATTATGTCCAAGGCCCAATTCCACTTGACATTTGTATTGCCTTCTATTCCCTCGGTTTTTGGTatcattgttattattttttctttaccagttttgtatttttttttggcctttcAGTTGTGAATATGGGGAAGAAGCCCTCGACGAATAAGACAACTTCCCAAAAACGCTGCAAAGGCAAAGGTGTAACTATGCCGGTGGCACGGAACAAGGCAGCAAAGGGAAACAACAACAGTTCTGCTGTAACCAGTGAGCGGGGTTCCAGTTCCACATCATACCACTCAAATCCTGCTGATCACCCTTTGTTTGGCGTGAGGCGA
This genomic window contains:
- the LOC117613353 gene encoding protein FAR1-RELATED SEQUENCE 5-like, which translates into the protein MSIADFSEREFAKVEEAERFYCNYALAIGFSIRRSRLRRSEGGVVMGRQWVCSKEGSRSKKWTNRDDMVRTPRKETRENCHATFAVKYCPNQDAYIVTKFVKEHSHRLANSHEVPFLRSHRCVTESNIAQSMSMRKASIKTNRTYDYMVDQAGGYKKVGFTSKDLYNRMDFERRQVVLDGDAQAAISYMNGKAIADPKFFCMFSVDEENRLANLFWRDSQSLHDYCCFGDVVILDSTYKTNVYDKPLVVFVGVNNHNATTVFGCAFLVDESADTYRWVLRTFLTSMKDKKPVSIVTDGDDARRVAIDEVFPDAHHRLCTWHIMRNVNTNVNNPEIVREFSYCVHGGLTPVAFEQHWQQMIDTYDLKGDWIEMMYRKRKRWAEAYCSGHFFGGNTTTQRVEGMHKNLKDGIGRGMRLVECIPRIERSLLRLRNENVKDDFDSNHSHPLLRTHLRSLEEHAASIFTHDIYKLIRNEINKEAKLILVQPVRNNEDPRVYTFSKFGRPVEKWTVVYYTKEQHLQCSCKLFESSGIPCCHMFGVMKCEHMDEILPTLIMKRWTKDARRGSEIVVKSDDVPHETIQMARFGSLSADFNKLCFYGSQTEVAYKRLKAECGRLNTLVETWKEQHEQTSLKLGCHNNVVRDPIVAKTKGKQTTGSKGKKAPQCGEGKVTGHNKRNCPNLIVGEGGKRKRGYTSDMSDILSSFGPEDDTTVGNITFYSSSSAVHGTKMLSSSYTPPNSGFSCGEVSSGSTHYTSDGFTFDTPEYSVLESQFDTQASPRRDRNRFWVPFTPIK